From a region of the Corallococcus coralloides DSM 2259 genome:
- a CDS encoding sensor histidine kinase, translated as MPARSPVAKPATTHRLLLVAGMLTWAVVGFAHVEDLSHEPARWMAPDTLLWCLGLLTFGGAFWFQTRVQGKGELPLLVAQTLAALVCIATGESGLDGALLAITAGQVPEILPQRRALAWVGAQVLGMLVAFAVQRPFIQALVQTLIYTGFQGFTFGTALVMVREAEARRELARVHAELQATQVLLATREREGERLRIARELHDSVGHHLTALSLNLEAAAYTAKDTAAAEHLRRARETARTLLSEVRRTVTELREAPMPLLPSLRALAEGAPGLAVHLEVPGELALESSEAAHSLFRCVQEVLTNTLRHAGARNLWIVIAPTEDGGVGVQARDDGGGAVTVTPGAGLTGMRERFTRLGGRVEWRAAAGKGLELEAWLPATQERGVGT; from the coding sequence ATGCCCGCGCGGTCCCCCGTGGCGAAGCCCGCCACCACCCATCGCCTGCTGCTCGTCGCCGGGATGCTGACCTGGGCCGTGGTCGGCTTCGCGCACGTCGAGGACCTGTCGCATGAGCCCGCGCGGTGGATGGCGCCGGACACGCTGCTGTGGTGCCTCGGGCTCCTCACCTTCGGTGGGGCCTTCTGGTTCCAGACGCGGGTGCAGGGCAAGGGAGAATTGCCGCTGCTCGTCGCGCAGACGCTCGCGGCGCTCGTCTGCATTGCCACGGGGGAGAGCGGGCTGGACGGCGCGCTGCTCGCCATCACCGCCGGACAGGTGCCGGAGATCCTCCCCCAGCGTCGGGCGCTGGCGTGGGTGGGGGCCCAGGTGCTGGGCATGCTCGTCGCGTTCGCGGTCCAGCGCCCGTTCATCCAGGCCCTGGTGCAGACGCTCATCTACACCGGCTTCCAGGGCTTCACCTTCGGCACGGCCCTGGTGATGGTCCGCGAGGCCGAGGCCCGCCGCGAGCTGGCCCGGGTCCACGCGGAGCTCCAGGCCACCCAGGTGCTGCTCGCCACGCGTGAGCGCGAGGGGGAGCGGTTGCGCATCGCCCGCGAGCTGCACGACTCCGTGGGGCACCACCTCACCGCGCTCAGCCTCAACCTGGAGGCCGCCGCGTACACCGCGAAGGACACGGCCGCCGCCGAGCACCTGCGCCGCGCGCGCGAGACCGCCCGCACGCTCCTGTCCGAGGTACGGCGCACGGTGACGGAGCTGCGCGAGGCGCCCATGCCGCTCCTGCCATCGCTGCGCGCGCTCGCGGAAGGGGCCCCGGGGCTCGCCGTCCACCTGGAGGTCCCCGGCGAGCTGGCCCTGGAGTCCTCCGAAGCGGCGCACTCGCTGTTCCGCTGCGTGCAGGAGGTCCTCACCAATACGCTGCGCCACGCGGGGGCCCGCAACCTGTGGATTGTCATTGCCCCCACGGAGGACGGCGGGGTGGGGGTGCAAGCGCGGGACGACGGAGGCGGCGCGGTGACGGTGACGCCCGGCGCGGGGCTCACCGGTATGCGGGAGCGGTTCACCCGGCTGGGCGGGCGCGTGGAGTGGCGCGCGGCGGCGGGGAAGGGGCTGGAGCTGGAGGCGTGGCTGCCGGCCACGCAGGAGCGTGGGGTGGGGACATGA
- a CDS encoding macrolide family glycosyltransferase: protein MSRRAHIAMVSIPAHGHVNPSLELIRELVSRGHRVTYANDEAFAEPIRGTGAELRPYRSLLPRDGVPDKRWPDDLAGQLDMFLDDAMSMLPQLRAAYEHDRPDLFLYDIGCSTARILGENWGIPAVQLSPSSVAWEGYEQDMAALVEMLRTDPRAVAHYQRYSAWLKECGVAETDAMLFVGKPPRGLVLIPRALQPQADRVDLKRFSFVGPCFGDRSAQGSWQRPPGARKVLLVSLGSTFTRQPGFYRACLAAFGGLAGWHVVLQIGKHVAMEDLGPIPDNVEVHRWVPQLAVLEQADAFITHAGMGGSQEGLYCGVPMIAVPQSTDQFSNADQLVALGVARRIDTEDATADALRSALLQLTEDPAVATRLAALRKELRAEAGAARAAELLEKEFRL from the coding sequence ATGTCTCGTCGTGCCCATATCGCGATGGTGAGCATCCCCGCCCACGGTCACGTCAATCCGAGCCTGGAGCTCATCCGGGAGCTGGTGTCCCGAGGCCACCGGGTGACGTACGCCAACGACGAGGCCTTCGCCGAGCCCATCCGAGGCACGGGCGCGGAGCTTCGTCCCTACCGTTCCCTGCTCCCGCGCGATGGGGTGCCGGACAAACGCTGGCCCGACGACCTGGCGGGGCAGCTGGACATGTTCCTCGATGACGCCATGTCCATGCTTCCGCAGCTGCGCGCGGCGTATGAGCACGACCGGCCGGATCTCTTCCTCTACGACATCGGCTGTTCCACGGCGCGAATCCTCGGAGAGAACTGGGGCATCCCCGCGGTCCAGCTCTCCCCCTCCTCCGTCGCCTGGGAGGGCTACGAGCAGGACATGGCCGCCCTGGTGGAGATGCTGCGCACCGACCCCCGCGCCGTGGCGCACTACCAGCGCTACTCCGCCTGGCTCAAGGAGTGCGGCGTGGCGGAGACGGACGCCATGCTCTTCGTCGGGAAGCCGCCGCGCGGGCTGGTGCTCATCCCGCGCGCGCTCCAACCGCAGGCGGACCGGGTGGACCTCAAGCGCTTCAGCTTCGTGGGGCCGTGTTTCGGAGATCGCTCCGCGCAGGGCTCGTGGCAGCGTCCCCCTGGCGCTCGGAAGGTGCTGCTGGTGTCGCTCGGCTCGACCTTCACTCGCCAGCCTGGCTTCTACCGCGCGTGCCTCGCTGCGTTTGGAGGGCTTGCTGGCTGGCACGTGGTGCTGCAGATCGGCAAGCACGTGGCGATGGAGGACCTGGGACCCATCCCAGACAACGTCGAGGTCCACCGCTGGGTGCCGCAGCTGGCGGTGCTCGAACAGGCCGATGCGTTCATCACGCATGCGGGCATGGGCGGCTCGCAGGAGGGCCTGTACTGCGGGGTGCCCATGATTGCCGTGCCCCAGTCCACGGATCAGTTCTCCAATGCCGATCAGCTCGTCGCGCTCGGCGTCGCGCGGCGGATCGACACGGAGGACGCCACGGCCGACGCGCTGCGCTCCGCGCTGCTTCAGCTCACGGAGGACCCGGCCGTCGCGACCCGGCTCGCGGCCCTCCGCAAGGAGCTGCGCGCGGAGGCTGGAGCCGCGCGCGCGGCGGAGCTGCTGGAGAAGGAGTTCCGTCTGTAG
- a CDS encoding TetR/AcrR family transcriptional regulator — MADPKTPEPSRRSERSRQAILTAAVELVGEVGYARLTVEAIAARAGVGKQTIYRWWPSKGAVVLDAFVELSGGNQPASLPDTGDLKADLREVLRATVQELTDPRFELPSRALTAESQADAALAQQFVDAVLRPHLRAVQERLRSAQQAGQVAKGVDLDVAVELLVGPLFHRWLLRTAPLTSAYADTVVDLVIAALRPLPKGR, encoded by the coding sequence ATGGCCGACCCGAAGACCCCTGAACCGTCCCGCCGCAGTGAGCGCTCCCGCCAGGCCATCCTCACGGCCGCCGTCGAGCTCGTTGGAGAGGTGGGCTACGCGCGTCTGACGGTCGAGGCGATCGCGGCGCGGGCGGGGGTGGGCAAGCAGACCATCTACCGGTGGTGGCCCTCCAAGGGGGCGGTGGTGCTGGACGCCTTCGTGGAGCTGAGCGGCGGCAATCAGCCCGCGTCGCTGCCGGACACCGGCGACCTCAAGGCCGACCTGCGGGAGGTGCTGCGAGCCACGGTGCAGGAGCTCACGGATCCGCGCTTCGAGCTGCCCTCGCGGGCGCTCACCGCGGAGTCGCAGGCGGACGCCGCGTTGGCCCAGCAGTTCGTGGATGCCGTTCTGCGGCCCCACTTGAGGGCGGTCCAGGAGCGGCTGCGCTCGGCACAGCAAGCAGGCCAGGTCGCGAAGGGGGTGGACCTGGATGTCGCGGTGGAGCTGCTCGTCGGGCCGCTCTTCCACCGGTGGCTGCTTCGCACCGCGCCCCTCACGAGCGCGTACGCTGACACCGTGGTGGACCTGGTCATCGCCGCGCTGCGGCCCCTGCCCAAGGGACGCTAG
- a CDS encoding ELWxxDGT repeat protein, protein MQAMAKWGTLLLALGLALGGCSDEGRPGAGVSAKQGSRPDALAAGEARLLRDIQPGAASAAYAESASHALRVGRTLFHAASDLRNGLELWKSDGTPEGTVLVMDIQPGPYDGNPDNFAELDGILYFSATDYAGNELWRSDGTPEGTWRVKDLLPGPNSGAPRSLIRLGHRLVFARDRELWTSDGTEAGTVRLRLFEGSIWPTVSGLTVSGGTLFFAANDTETGDELWKSDGTPEGTVLVKDIWPGAGYSQPAYLRDVNGTLFFTAYDGVHGNELWKSDGTPEGTVLIADVNPKPNSGLFISSPGVVGGLYYFASQGPNGEGDELWKSDGTPGGTGFLKDLMQPGNGSPQSFIAVNGVALFTANGKEMGRELWRTDGTPEGTVLVKDIFPGPGDSLPNFLVVMDGVLYFVANDGVSGNELWRSDGTPGGTWRVKDINPGSAASKFSKAQVMDGRLYFFAFDVVKGMELWTSDGTEAGTTRLTDRGPATSDSMPVSFVDVGGTVFFIADDGVHGYELWKSDGTPEGTVLVKDVVPGPASSALGALTRVGETLFFIAYTPATGYELWKSDGSEAGTVMVTEMRAGTASCDCNVFGAYQGMLYFIANDGVSGMDLWRSDGTAEGTVKVKDLSYNLSGSAIREPVQMDGILYFIRLAALWRTDGTDAGTWMVKQLVGDSSMESYQLTAVGRRLFFRYFDYTYGSELGVSDGTPEGTVRVKDILPGMSGSKPSSLVGVNGRVYFAANDGVSGNELWRSDGTPEGTVKVKDLVPGLGGSAPTLLTRVGETLYFAATNAAGAPELWKSDGTEAGTVRVRGPAPGLMGTGDPVSFLALEPEGMLVFAAADSASGIEVWKTDGTESGTVRITDIAPGPSSSRPRTLTRSGNRIFLTANDGWTGYEPWLIPWRAVTGPVPPTVICPEDVTTEATGAAGAEVSLPEARASDDTAPPRVTYSPESGSTFALGDTLVSVTAHDEEALTATCTFHVFVRDTTAPQLTCPEDVSVTVEDEAAHAVEFPPATAVDFVTASPVLTYSPESGSAFLPGTAPVTVTAEDAAGNRATCDFQVSVNVMPAPFDAGTEPDAGLDPDAGMEPDAGPVPDAGPQIPDAGTEPDAGTQTPDAGSQTPDAGTQTPDAGAKPDAGVPPIPEPGDTGCGCAAGSDAPVSAVWGMLGLLGVMAARRRSIS, encoded by the coding sequence ATGCAAGCCATGGCGAAGTGGGGGACCCTCCTGTTGGCCCTGGGGTTGGCCTTGGGAGGGTGCTCGGACGAGGGGCGTCCGGGGGCCGGAGTGTCCGCGAAGCAGGGCTCACGCCCCGACGCGCTCGCGGCGGGAGAGGCCCGGCTCCTGCGCGACATCCAACCGGGGGCGGCCAGCGCGGCCTACGCAGAGTCCGCGTCCCATGCCCTGCGCGTGGGGCGCACGCTCTTCCATGCCGCATCCGACCTGCGCAACGGGCTCGAGCTGTGGAAGAGCGACGGCACCCCCGAGGGCACGGTGCTGGTCATGGACATCCAGCCAGGCCCCTACGACGGGAACCCGGACAACTTCGCGGAGCTGGACGGCATCCTCTACTTCTCCGCCACCGACTACGCCGGCAACGAGCTGTGGCGCAGTGACGGCACCCCCGAGGGAACCTGGCGGGTCAAGGACCTGCTCCCAGGGCCCAACAGCGGCGCGCCGCGCTCCCTGATCCGCTTGGGCCACCGGCTGGTCTTCGCCCGCGATCGCGAGCTGTGGACGAGCGATGGCACCGAGGCGGGCACCGTGCGCTTGCGCCTCTTCGAGGGCTCCATCTGGCCCACCGTGTCGGGGCTCACCGTCTCGGGCGGGACGCTCTTCTTCGCCGCGAACGATACGGAGACGGGCGACGAGCTGTGGAAGAGCGACGGCACCCCCGAGGGCACGGTCCTGGTGAAGGACATCTGGCCTGGCGCGGGATACTCCCAGCCCGCGTACCTGCGGGATGTGAACGGGACGCTCTTCTTCACCGCGTATGACGGTGTGCACGGCAACGAGCTGTGGAAGAGCGATGGCACGCCCGAGGGCACGGTGCTCATCGCGGACGTGAACCCCAAGCCCAACAGCGGTCTGTTCATCAGCTCGCCAGGGGTCGTGGGCGGGCTGTACTACTTCGCGAGCCAGGGGCCGAACGGCGAGGGGGACGAGCTGTGGAAGAGCGACGGCACGCCAGGGGGCACGGGGTTTCTCAAGGACCTCATGCAGCCTGGCAACGGCAGCCCCCAGTCCTTCATCGCTGTGAACGGAGTGGCCCTCTTCACGGCCAATGGCAAGGAGATGGGGCGCGAGCTGTGGAGGACCGATGGCACGCCCGAGGGCACGGTGCTGGTGAAGGACATCTTCCCCGGGCCGGGAGACTCCTTGCCCAACTTCCTGGTGGTGATGGACGGGGTCCTCTACTTCGTCGCCAATGACGGCGTGTCCGGCAACGAGCTGTGGCGGAGCGATGGCACACCCGGGGGCACCTGGCGGGTGAAGGACATCAACCCCGGTTCCGCGGCCAGCAAGTTCAGCAAGGCGCAGGTGATGGACGGACGCCTCTACTTCTTCGCCTTCGACGTCGTGAAGGGCATGGAGCTGTGGACGAGTGATGGCACCGAGGCCGGCACCACGCGACTGACGGATCGGGGCCCCGCGACGTCCGACTCCATGCCCGTATCCTTCGTGGACGTGGGCGGCACGGTGTTCTTCATCGCGGATGATGGCGTGCACGGCTACGAGCTGTGGAAGAGCGACGGCACGCCCGAGGGCACGGTGCTGGTGAAGGATGTGGTTCCGGGCCCGGCCAGCTCTGCGTTGGGGGCACTCACCCGGGTCGGAGAGACGCTCTTCTTCATCGCCTACACGCCGGCCACTGGCTACGAGTTGTGGAAGAGCGACGGCTCCGAGGCCGGCACGGTGATGGTGACGGAGATGCGCGCCGGGACGGCGTCGTGTGACTGCAACGTGTTCGGGGCCTACCAGGGGATGCTCTATTTCATCGCCAACGACGGCGTGTCCGGCATGGACCTCTGGCGCAGCGACGGCACCGCCGAGGGCACGGTGAAGGTGAAGGACCTGTCCTACAACCTGTCCGGCAGCGCCATCCGCGAGCCGGTCCAGATGGACGGCATCCTGTACTTCATCCGCCTCGCCGCGCTGTGGCGCACGGACGGGACGGACGCGGGGACGTGGATGGTGAAGCAGCTCGTCGGTGATTCGAGCATGGAGTCCTACCAACTCACCGCCGTGGGGAGACGGCTCTTCTTCCGCTACTTCGACTACACCTACGGCTCCGAGCTGGGGGTAAGCGACGGCACGCCCGAGGGGACCGTGCGGGTGAAGGACATCTTGCCCGGCATGTCGGGCTCCAAGCCCTCCTCGCTGGTGGGTGTGAACGGACGGGTCTACTTCGCCGCGAATGACGGCGTGTCCGGCAACGAGCTGTGGCGGAGCGATGGCACGCCCGAGGGCACGGTGAAGGTGAAGGATCTGGTGCCGGGTCTGGGCGGCTCCGCGCCCACGTTGCTGACGCGCGTGGGCGAGACGCTCTACTTCGCCGCCACCAACGCCGCGGGTGCCCCCGAGCTGTGGAAGAGCGACGGCACCGAGGCGGGCACCGTGCGAGTCCGGGGGCCTGCGCCGGGCCTCATGGGCACCGGGGACCCGGTGTCGTTTCTCGCGCTCGAGCCCGAAGGCATGTTGGTGTTCGCCGCCGCGGATTCCGCGTCCGGCATCGAGGTGTGGAAGACGGACGGGACGGAGTCGGGCACCGTGCGCATCACGGACATCGCGCCGGGGCCATCCTCCTCGCGCCCGCGCACGCTCACGCGCAGCGGCAACCGCATCTTCCTCACCGCGAATGACGGCTGGACGGGCTACGAGCCCTGGCTCATCCCCTGGCGGGCGGTGACCGGACCCGTGCCGCCGACGGTCATTTGCCCCGAGGACGTCACCACCGAGGCCACCGGTGCCGCGGGCGCGGAAGTGAGCCTGCCGGAGGCTCGGGCCTCGGATGACACCGCTCCGCCGCGGGTGACGTACAGCCCGGAGTCGGGCAGCACCTTCGCGTTGGGCGACACCCTGGTGTCGGTCACTGCGCACGACGAGGAGGCGCTCACGGCCACGTGTACCTTCCACGTGTTCGTCCGCGACACCACCGCGCCCCAGCTGACGTGTCCGGAGGACGTCTCCGTCACCGTCGAGGACGAGGCCGCGCACGCCGTGGAGTTCCCTCCCGCCACCGCCGTGGATTTCGTCACGGCCTCCCCCGTCCTGACGTACAGCCCCGAGTCGGGCAGCGCCTTCCTGCCCGGGACGGCTCCCGTCACCGTCACGGCCGAGGACGCCGCGGGCAACCGCGCCACGTGCGATTTCCAGGTGTCGGTGAACGTGATGCCGGCCCCCTTCGACGCGGGGACAGAGCCGGACGCCGGGCTGGATCCGGACGCTGGGATGGAGCCTGACGCCGGGCCGGTGCCGGATGCGGGCCCGCAGATCCCTGACGCAGGGACGGAGCCTGACGCCGGGACGCAGACGCCAGACGCTGGCTCGCAGACGCCGGACGCTGGAACTCAGACGCCGGACGCGGGGGCGAAGCCGGACGCGGGTGTGCCGCCCATCCCGGAGCCAGGGGACACGGGGTGCGGATGCGCGGCGGGCAGTGATGCTCCCGTGAGCGCCGTCTGGGGAATGCTGGGGCTCCTCGGCGTGATGGCGGCCCGGCGGCGCTCCATCTCCTGA